In Mytilus edulis chromosome 4, xbMytEdul2.2, whole genome shotgun sequence, the following proteins share a genomic window:
- the LOC139520455 gene encoding uncharacterized protein, translating to MEDDYSALSMSPTVSNQDRSSDRDLEDIIPDTPESTLRLNTGRNLFDYIQDIKQSVIELHQKIDKEKKFRIEGAVQKELNVIAKAAFGTDIFNVSDCFIDEIKQLIQLEMSRTPTALEVRMAKQHIRKKFSMEYRPAMYRTLKKNMEMGREPMTRKLFKSFASTLHQTTVNTVGYRKKVVLIMRIVQRRGNIVTGTFWTKVRNLYDSIEEKVPARKLAIYEAFQQKDDRGGREQ from the exons ATG gaAGATGACTATTCCGCATTGTCTATGTCACCAACAGTGTCCAATCAGGATAGGAGCAGTGACAGG GATCTGGAAGATATAATACCAGACACACCAGAATCCACACTGAGACTTAATACAG GAAGAAATTTATTTGATTACATCCAGGACATAAAACAATCAGTTATAGAACTGCATCAAAAGattgacaaagaaaaaaaattccgCATTGAGGGTGCAGTTCAAAAAGAGTTGAATGTAATTGCCAAGGCGGCGTTTGGTACTGACATTTTCAATGTGTCAGACTGTTTCATT GACGAAATAAAGCAGCTGATCCAATTGGAAATGAGCAGAACCCCTACTGCACTTGAAGTAAGAATGGCCAAACAGCATATCAGAAAGAAGTTTAGCATGGAGTATAGACCTGCTATGTACAGAACT ctaaaaaaaaatatggaaatgggAAGGGAACCAATGACCAGAAAATTATTCAAAAGCTTTGCAAGTACGTTGCACCAAACCACTGTAAATACAGTAGGATATAGAAAAAAAGTAGTATTGATAATG AGAATTGTACAAAGAAGGGGCAACATTGTTACAGGTACCTTCTGGACCAAAGTCAGAAATCTGTATGACTCAATTGAAGAAAAGGTACCAGCCAGAAAACTAGCTATTTATGAGGCGTTTCAACAGAAAGATGACAGGGGGGGAAGGGAACAATAA